In Nicotiana tabacum cultivar K326 chromosome 11, ASM71507v2, whole genome shotgun sequence, a single window of DNA contains:
- the LOC107806027 gene encoding pectinesterase-like, with amino-acid sequence MGVKKLAIASVASILLVACVVAAAISFTKKNEDKSSNSTDSRLSTSTKSVQAICQPTDYKETCEKSLANAKNINDPKELIKVAFNATINDLSDVIKNSASLIDEAKKDPRTKDALQTCQGLVDVAIDDLTRSFDKFDKFEVSKIKDYTDDLKTWLSSAITYQETCLDAFENTTGDTGEKMKKLLKNAGELTSNGLAMVSSFGEVVANLNIPGVNRRLLDAHERMLSDSLKPNVVVAIDGSGQYKSINEALNAVPKMNTQRYVIFIKAGVYNEHVEIPRKMNNIVFIGEGPTKTKITGSLNYADGTGTFKTATFAVNGDYFMAKDIGFENTAGPVKHQAVALRVSGDMAIFHNCQIDGYQDTLYVHSYRQFFRDCTITGTIDFIFGDAAAVFQNCKMIVRKPMDNQACMVTAQGRKDHRGVGGIVMQNCQIKAEQGFLAAQPPIKAYLGRPWKEFSRTIIMQSEIDGFIAPEGWSPWVGNFALDTLFYAEYQNRGPGSITYSRVNWKGYQKTIAPQVAAQFTPGVFIMGDEWVKLSGVPYEPGMIRV; translated from the exons atgGGGGTGAAGAAACTAGCTATTGCTAGTGTTGCTTCAATTCTTCTAGTGGCTTGTGTGGTGGCTGCAGCCATCTCATTTACCAAGAAGAATGAAGATAAGTCATCAAATTCTACTGATTCTCGTCTTTCAACTTCTACTAAGTCTGTCCAAGCTATTTGCCAACCCACTGATTACAAAGAAACTTGTGAAAAAAGTCTTGCCAATGCTAAAAACATCAACGATCCGAAAGAACTTATTAAAGTGGCGTTTAACGCCACAATCAACGATCTCTCTGACGTTATAAAAAATTCTGCCTCATTAATCGATGAAGCTAAAAAAGATCCTAGGACAAAAGACGCGTTACAAACGTGCCAAGGTCTTGTTGATGTTGCAATTGATGATCTTACGAGGTCTTTTGACAAATTCGACAAATTTGAGGTCAGTAAAATCAAGGATTATACCGATGACCTAAAAACGTGGCTCAGTAGCGCCATTACTTATCAAGAAACATGTTTGGACGCTTTTGAGAACACGACTGGTGATACTGGtgagaaaatgaaaaaacttttgaaaaatgCAGGGGAACTCACGAGCAATGGTTTAGCTATGGTTTCGAGTTTTGGTGAAGTTGTAGCCAACTTGAATATCCCTGGTGTAAACCGACGATTATTAGACGCCCACGAAAGGATGCTCTCTGATTCCCTTAAGCCAAATGTTGTAGTTGCAATTGATGGAAGTGGACAATATAAGAGTATAAATGAGGCACTTAATGCTGTTCCTAAAATGAATACtcaaagatatgtcatttttatCAAGGCTGGTGTATACAATGAGCATGTTGAAATTCCAAGGAAAATGAACAACATTGTATTTATTGGTGAAGGCCCAACCAAGACTAAAATTACTGGTAGCTTGAACTATGCTGATGGCACTGGCACTTTTAAAACCGCCACATTTG CTGTCAATGGAGATTATTTCATGGCTAAAGATATCGGATTCGAGAACACAGCAGGACCAGTGAAGCACCAAGCCGTAGCACTTCGTGTCTCAGGCGATATGGCCATTTTCCACAACTGTCAAATCGATGGTTATCAAGACACACTATACGTCCACTCCTATCGCCAATTCTTCCGCGACTGCACCATTACAGGAACCATAGATTTCATCTTTGGTGACGCTGCAGCCGTTTTCCAAAACTGCAAAATGATAGTAAGAAAACCAATGGATAATCAAGCTTGCATGGTAACAGCACAAGGCAGAAAAGATCATCGGGGAGTCGGTGGAATAGTCATGCAAAATTGTCAAATAAAGGCCGAACAAGGTTTTCTTGCTGCTCAACCACCAATTAAAGCATATTTAGGACGACCATGGAAAGAATTTTCAAGAACAATAATTATGCAATCTGAAATTGATGGGTTTATTGCACCAGAAGGATGGTCACCTTGGGTTGGTAATTTTGCACTTGACACTTTGTTTTATGCTGAGTATCAAAATAGAGGTCCAGGATCAATTACATATAGTAGGGTTAATTGGAAAGGTTACCAAAAGACAATTGCACCTCAGGTTGCTGCACAATTTACTCCTGGTGTGTTTATTATGGGTGATGAATGGGTTAAGTTGAGTGGGGTACCATATGAACCTGGCATGATTAGGGTTTAA